In the genome of Haloprofundus halobius, the window TCCGCCGACGTAACGCTCGAACAGTCCTGACGGTCGAGTCAGCACACCTCTCCCATCTGTTTCTCTCCTTCTCCTCGAACTCGACAAGTGTCGCTTCGGTTCTGTATCGACAGTTCGGACGACCGTCCTCTCGAGTCTCCCTTCGTTCCCTTCTGCGGAACACATCTGCAGGAGATCGTCCGCCGAACTGACGGGAAACGCCGAAGTATTCGCCGAACTCCGCGATAGGTTCCCATCGAGCGGGTTCGGCAGTCCGAACCACACGTTCGGCGGCGGCCGAGTCGAGGTGAGGAGTTCGGCCATCGAGAACAGCAACCCCCGAACCGTCGGAGACCGAAAGCAGAACGTCCGTTCGAGTGGTACTCGTGTGGTCGTGCGTGTTCTCTCTGTACAGTTCGCCACCGTCGCTTCGCAGACCGTTCCTATAGTGGTAACAAAACTACGTTTGTTATTCTGCGTCCTCGTGTCCTCTCCTTTCGTTCCCCTACCGGGAACGCGACGGCTTGGAACACGCGGGAGACGTTCCGTGTGGTCGGGTCACAGGTGAACAATGAAAACAATTATACCCTTTTCGGGGAATCAGAGACCACTCGCAATGTCTGAAGAACCGCAATCCGACCGTCGACTTCGTGTGGGCCTCGCGGGCCTCGGGAGTCTGGGTGTCCGTCTCGGGCGCGAGTTCGACTCGCTGTCCGACGCCGAACTCGTCGCCATCGCCGACATCGACCCGGAGGGGCTGGCTTCGGCCGGCCGCGAGTTCGATATTCCGCGACGCGCCCAGTACCGGGAGTACGAGACGATGGTGGCCGAGGAGTCGCTGGACGCCGTCGCCATCGCGACGCCGAACGGGCTGCACTACGACCAGGCGACGACCGCGCTCGACCGCGACCTGCACGTCCTCTGTGAGAAACCGCTGGCGACGACCGTCGAGGACGCACACGACCTCCTCGTCCGCGCCGAGGCGAGCGACCGGGTCGTGATGCTGGGCTACCAGCGTCACCTCAATCCGGCGTTCGTCGTCGGTCGCGAACGCTGGGCGCTCGGCGAGCTCGAACCCACGTTCATCACCGGCGAGATAACGCACGACTGGAGGGAGTACTACGAGGAGATGACCGACTGGCGGATGGACCCCGACCTGAGCGGCGGGGGACACCTGCTGAACGTCGGGACGCACGTCATCGACGCCATCCTCTGGACGACGGGACTGACGCCGACGCACGTGACCGCCCACGTGGAGTTCCACGACGACGAGCAACTGTTCGACAAGCAGTCGTCGCTCATCGTCGAGTTCGAGAACGGCGCCGTCGCCAACATCGCCGACACCGGCATCGTCCCGCGTACGCGTGAACACATCCACATCTGGGACGACGAGGGCGCGATCTACTTCGAGGGCCGCGAGTGGGACGAGCGGACCTCCTACAGGATCGACACCGACGGAACCGAACACGTCCCGTATCCGAAAGGCAGAGGGAGCAAGGCCGGCGCGTTCGTCGAGTCCGTACGAAAGGGCGAGGAGCCACCGTCGACGGCGCGCGACGCGTTCTGGGCGACCGTCGTCACGATGGCCGCGTACGAATCGGGCAGACGAAACGAGCGCGTGCGACTCGCGGAGCTGTATCCGTTTCTCGCAGACGTCCCGCGCTGAGTTCGTCTCCCCTCGTATCCGCGTTCTCTCGACGCCCCCCGTATTCGCCTTCTCGGTAGTGATTCACACGTGATGAATAGATATATATAGGGGAGTTCATATTGTAGTACCATGCCAGATACTAACAACTGGCGAAGAGACCTGTGTTCGAGACGAAACTTCATCAAGGCTGGCGCAATCGGGGGTGTGACAGCGCTCGCCGGCTGTGGGGGATCAGGGGAGGCCCCAGAGCCCGGCGGCGGCAACGGTAGCGGCGGCAACGGTAGCAACGCCGCCGGCGGCAGCGGGGGCGGAGGAGGCTCCGGTTCGTCCGGTCAGTTCCGGGTTTTCGACCCGCTGACGAGCGGGACGACGCCTTCGGAACGACACTTCAACCCGTGGAACCCCTCGCAGAGCGGCTGCTGGCACCCCGGCGCGTGTATCTTCGACCGCCTCGCCGTCTACAGTCCGACCCAGAACGAGGCCTATCCGCTGATGGCCGAGTCGTGGGAGATGGCCGACGATACGACGCTCGAAGCGACCATCAGCGAGGATTGGACGTGGCACAACGGCGACCAGTTCGTCGCGCAGGACTGGGTCACGCAGTACCAGATCGAACTGGAGATTCTCAAGGCCGGCGTCGAAGACGACGAACGGCCCCACCAAGTCATCAAGGGCGTCGAGACCGTCGACGACCAGACGCTTCGTGTGTCGTTACACGACCCCTTGGACGAGATCTTCGCCGTCCAGAACTCGATCGGTGCGTACCACGACGACTTCAGCCGCGGCGTCTTCACGAAACACGACGACGACCGCTGGAGCGACTGGCTCGAACAGCTTCAGAACACGGAGGGTTCCGAGAAGGAGGCGGTCATCGAAGAGATCACCACGGCAGAGTACCCACTCATCACCGACGATCCCATCGGTACCGGCCCGTTCCAGATCTCGGAGGTCGGCGACGACGTCATCGTGATGGAGAAGTACGAGGACCACCCGAACGCGGACAACATCAACTTCGACGAGTTCACGCTCAGGTCGTTCTCCGACGACGAACCGACGCAGCCGTACTCGACGGGACAGGTCGACGCCGCGCACAGCGGCTTCCCCGTCCAACAGGACCTCCAGAACCAGCTCCCGGAGGGGCACACGCTGTTCCGGGAGGGTCGCTCGCAGAACAAGCTCTTCGCGTTCAACTGCGGCCACGAGGTCGAGGGGTACGACTCCCCCGTCAACAGCGTGAACGTGCGGAAGGCGATCTGCCACGTCTTCGACCGTCAGCAGGTCAGCTCACTCCTCCAAGGGGAGAACCGCCTCTTCGAGTGGGCACCGTGCAGAGTTCCCGGCAAGGTGCTGGAGGAGGGCTCGCACCCGGCCACCGACTGGATCGAGGATTTCACCCTGTACGGACAGAACGACACCGAACGCGCTACGGAGCTGCTCGAGCAAGACGGCTACGAGCAGAACAACAACGGCGAGTGGATGGACCCCGACGGCGAGCGCTTCACGCTCAAAATCATGAACGGGACCGAGCGCCAGGACATCCAGGTGCTCAAGCGGAACCTCACGGAGTTCGGCATCGACGTCGAACAGCAACAGGTCGACGACGCGACGTTCGACGAGCGTCGGATGAACGGCGAGTACGACATCATGGAGGACGGGTCGTCGGCCAACGGCGTGACCGCGCTCTGGGCGCTCGACCTGGTTCCCGACTGGGTCCAGTCGATCACCCACTTCAACCCGGACGCGGAGATCCCGATGCCGATCGGCGATCCCGAGGGGTCGAGCGGGACGAAGGAGATCAACATCAGCGAACACATCAACAAGTGGATGACGACCGGCGAAGACCAGTACCACAAGGAACTGATGTGGTGGTGGAACCAGACGCTCCCCGAAGCGGAGATGCTGTACCAGCCGGACGCCGGCGCCTACGACGGGTCCAACTGGGAACTGGAGGCGAGAGACGCCATCGTCAACGGCGTCGACGACGCTCTCTACATCGCCCCGAAGATGGCCGACGGGACGATCCGGTACGTGGGCGACTGATTGCGGCGTCGGTGGCTGCTACTGTACCGGCCGACGACCGTCGACGGTGATTCGCGACGTGAGCCGTGAGCCGCGAGACGCGATAGCCTCGACCCGACGTCGCCGATCGCGAAGGGACGTTCCGGGCGTCGATTTCTCCGAGGGAACTAAACGTTTATTAGGGACTAATGGAATCCCATCGTATGGGACTGCTCCAGTCAGCGTCGAGAACGATCATCGGTGTGGACCTCCTCTTTTTGCTCTTGCTCGGCTTCTCGTTTCTCTACCTCGAACCGGGGTCCGGTTCCTACGTCACCGCGCTGATCACGCTCGTCCCGATCGGGCTCACACTACTGGCGGGCGTCGTGATACTCTACACCGGCTGGGATCCGTTCGAGTGACTCCGCCTCTCGTCCGGTCGCGGCCTTTTCCCGCTCCGACCACGGGAATCTGACCGTCGCTTCGTTCATCAATTTACGATACATAATCGTACGGAATTATGAGGTACTTTGATTAAGGATGTGCTCGAAGCGATTTGCGTATCTATATCATGGCACGAGTAGACTGGCGCGTAAGACGATTAGCGCAAACAGGATTTACCGTATGGGCGGTGACGACGCTTTCGTTCGTTCTGATCCGCCTCATGCCCGGAAACCCAATGGGCGCGATGGTGCGGCAGCTCGAGTCACAGGGGGTCGACCCGGTTCGCGCTCGCCAACTCGTCGAACTCCGGATGACGATCGATCCCGACAAGCCGATTCCGCTGGCTTACATCGACTACATGGGAAGTATGCTGCAGGGCGACCTCGGGCAGTCGACGTACTACGCTGCGCCCGTGACCGAGGTGCTCGCACAGGCGATGCCCTGGACCCTGTTCGTGCTGAGTTGGTCGCTGTTCATCAGCTTCTTCATCGGTATCTCGGTCGGTGCGCTGATGGCGTACTGGGAGGGCGGAAAACTGGACGTCGGCATCACGTCGTGGGCGATCCTGATGGGTTCGATCCCGTTCTACGTGCTGGCGATTCTGCTGTTGATCTTCCTCTCGTACCGCGGCGGGTATTTCCCGACGGGCGGTCGTCAGCCGACCGGCATCCCGCCCGGGTTCAACTGGCCGTACATCAAGGGGATCGCCTACCACGCCACGTTGCCGGTCGCGTCCATGCTGGTCGCCTCCGGCATCGCCTCGCTGGGAATGCGTGGGAACAGCATCCGCGTTCTCGGCTCGGACTACCTCCGCGTCGCCCGTCTCCGGGGACTGTCGGACGCGACGATCTCCACCCAGTACGTCGCGCGGAACGCCGTCCTTCCGATGTACACCACGCTGTTGATAAGCATCGGAGAGATGTTCGGCGGGTCCGTGGTTCTCGAGCAGGTGTTTCAGTACCGAGGCCTCGGCTACTACCTCTACTCTGCGATCAACCAGCGCGACTACCCGCTCATGATGGGCGGGTTCGTGCTCATCACGGTCGCAGTCGTCATCGCGCTGCTGATCGCCGATCTGACGTACGGGTACATCGACCCCAGAGCAGGAGGACAGAACGATGAATCGTACTGAACCGAACGACTTTCAGAGCCCTCACTCGGGGGTCGACCGATGAGCGAGCACACAGAGAGAGACGACAGAGACGACCGAACCGAGACAGACCGACCGGCAGCCGACGGGAGCCGGTCGAGAGACCGAGACGCGCTGACCGACGGTGGTAACGTTACCACGCCGTTCGACGTCGTCTCCGAGTACGAGGAGACGCGACAGGACCGGTACCGGAAGCTGTACGACGCGTACATCTACGCGCCGGTCTCGATCGTCTGGCGCGACTGGCGCGCGCGTATCGGCTTCTCTATCATCCTGCTCTACATCCTGATGGGCACGGTCGGGACCTGGATCATCGAGCCGACAACCGTCGCGGAGGGACCGGCGCTCGCACAGCCGTTCGAGACGATGGAGTACCCGTTGGGGACCGACGATATGGGTCGCGACCTGTTCTCGCAGATGGTTCACGCCACGCAGGGGATGCTCAAGATGATCGCCGCCGGCGCGGTGTTCACCGTGGTCGCCGGGACGACCATCGGCGCCATAGCAGGGTACAAAGGCGGAACCACCGACTCCGTGCTGAGTTCGATCACCGACATCTTCATCAACATCCCGGGCTTCCCGCTCGTGATGGTCCTCGCGCTGCTGCTTCCCATCGGCGGCAACCCGTACCTGGTCGGTATACTACTCTGCGTCGCCTCCTGGGGCGGTCTCGCGCGGGCGATTCGGTCGCAGGTACTGACGCTCCGGCAGGAGTCGTTCGTCGAGGCCGCCCGATCGATGGGGATTCCGACGAGAAAGATCGTGTTCAAGGATATCGTCCCGCACCTGATGCCGTTCGTCGTGATCAACCTCACGAACGCCGGACGACGGGTCATCTTCGAGGCCGCCGCGCTGTACTACCTCGGTATCCTCCCGTTCGAGGACCTCAACTGGGGCGTCACGCTCAACCTCGCGTACAACGGCGGCGCCCACTACCGGCCGGAGGCGCTCCACTGGTTCCTCGTGCCGATGGGCGCGATCATCTTCATCTCCATTGGACTCATCCTCCTCGGGCAGTCGCTCGACCGGGTGTTCAACCCCCGGGTCAGAGCGCGCCACGAGAAGATGAGCGCCGACGCTGCCGAAAACATCGACAACGACGAGAATCCCACTAACACGATTGGAGGACTCTGACACCATGACGATTTCACAGACCGACTCCGCCTACGGGGTCCCGAAGAGCGAAACGATACTCGAGATGCGAAACGCGTCCGTCTCCTTCGACATGGAACGAGGCGACTCGCGCGTCCTCAACAAAGTCGACCTCGACGTCCGACGGGACGAAATCCTCGGCATCGTCGGCGAGAGCGGGTCGGGCAAATCGATGCTCGCCTCCGCGTTTCTCGACGCGATCGTCGACCCGGGCGTCCTCTCGGGCGATATCACCTACTACCCCGAGAGCGGCGAACCGGTCGACGTGCTCGGCCTCGACAAGGGCGAACTCAAGGAGCTCCGCTGGGAGCAGATCTCGATGGTGTTCCAGGGGGCGATGAGTTCGTTCAACCCCGTCCGCAACATCAGGACGCACTTCGTCGAAACGCTGACCGCCCACGACTACAACGTCGACGAGGGGATGGAGCGCGCCGAGCAGTTGCTCTCGGACCTGTATCTCGATCCCGAACGCGTGCTCGACTCGTACCCGCACGAACTCTCCGGCGGGATGAAGCAACGGGCGCTCATCGCGCTCAGCCTCGTCCTCGAACCGGAGGTGCTCGTCATGGACGAGCCGACCGCCGCGCTCGACCTGCTGATGCAGCGCTCTATCATCTCGCTGCTACAGAACATCCAGCAGCAGTACGACCTGACCATCGTGTTCATCACGCACGACCTCCCGCTCATCGCGGATCTGGTCGACCGCATCGGCGTGATGTACGCCTTCGAACTCGCCGAACTCGGCCCGACCGCCGAGATGCTCGAAGCCCCGGCGCACCCGTACACGCGACTGCTGCTGAAGTCGACGCCGAACCTCGAGTCGCCCATCGACGAGATGCGGCCGGTCGAGGGGAGCGCACCCGACCCCGTGAACGTGCCGACGGGATGTTCGTTCCACCCCCGTTGTCCGCTCGCCGACGACACCTGCGTCACTCAGGACCCTGGGGCGTATCGAGTCGACTCGAGCCACCACGTCCACTGCCACCACTGGGAGGAGTCGGCCGACGAGATCCCGATGGGCGCGGCCGCGTCGTCGCTCGATAGCTTCGACGAGAGCTCCGTCCGGACGACCGCCGCGACGCAAGAGCGAGGCGGCGACCCGCTCGTCTCGCTGAACGACGTCGAAGTCCACTTCCAGAAAGAGAAGGGGTTCTTCGACTTCTTCTCGGATCCGCCGGCGGTCAAAGCCGTCGACGGTATCTCGCTCGACGTATACGAGAAAGACGCGATCGTCCTCGTCGGCGAGTCCGGTTGCGGCAAGACGACGCTCGGCAAGACGGCGGTCGGACTCCAGAAGCCGACCGGCGGCTCCATCGAGTACCGCGGCCACGACATCTGGGACGTCCACGACGGCAACGACCCCGATATGGGCTGGGGCGAGGTTCGCCGCTCGCTCCAGATCGTCCACCAGGACCCCGGTAGTTCGCTGAACCCCAACCGGCGGGTGAAAGCCTCCTTGGAGGAACCGCTGAAGCGTTGGAACCCCGAACTCGACGGGAACGACCGGAAGCAGCGCATCCTCGGACTGCTCGAACACGTCGGGATGGCGCCCGCCGAGGACTACTTCGAGCGGTATCCCCACCAACTCAGCGGTGGCGAACAGCAGCGCGTCGCCATCATCCGAGCGATGCTGATGAACCCGGATCTCATCCTCGCCGACGAACCGGTGAGCGCGCTCGACGTCTCGCTGCGCGTCGAGATGATGGACCTGATGATACAGCTTCAGGACGTGTTCGACACGTCCTACCTGTTCATCTCCCACGACCTCGCGAACGCGCGGTACATCGCCGAGAAGACGGGTGGTCGAATCGGCGTCGTCTACCTCGGCGAACTCGTCGAGATCGGACCGCCGGAGCAGATAATCAACGACCCGCAGCACCCGTACACGCAGGCGCTGCGGTGGGCGACGCCCGAACTCACCGTCGACGAGGAGGAAGCGACCGTCGAGGATTCGCCCATCCGGAAGATAGACATCCCGGACCCGACGAACCCGCCGAGCGGCTGTCACTACCACACGCGCTGCCCCGACGCGCGCGAGGTCTGCCGCACGACCGCCCCCGAGGCGTACGACGCCTCCGACGTGGAGACGCACCGCGCGTCGTGTTTCCGGGCACTCGACGACCACGAGTACTGGCAGAGCGGACCGATTACGGACGAGAACGACTGACTGGGTCGTCGCGTCGTTCGACCTCTCGGAGGCGATCTTGCACCGTTTTTGACCACCGATTCAACTAAGAGGCTCGAATCCGTCGTGAGAGACGATAATCCGCGATGGAGATCAGCGATATCGAGACGATTCGGTTCACGTATCGGTCGACGAAAGTCCGCGACGAGAAAGGTCACTCTCACCCAGGCGACCCCTACGAGAAGACGGGGAGTATCACGCGCGTCGTCGTCGACGGCGGCCCGGACGGCTACTGCACGGGCGGCGACGTCCGAGCGAACGACCTCGCTGCGAGGTATCTCACGGGAACGGACCCGCTCGAACGCGAGCAGATCTGGCAGCAGCTCAACCGCTCGCAACGCCTGCATAAGGGGACGTTCAGCGACTCGAACGTCTCGCGCATTGACAGTGCGCTCTGGGACGTCGCCGGCAAGGAGTTCGGCGTGCCCGTCTACCGACTGCTGGGCGGACACAGAGAGAAGATACCGGCCTACGGGAGTACGATGGTCGGCGACGACGACCCCGACGGACTCGGGACGCCGGAGGCGTACGCCGAGTTCGCGAGCGACCTGCTCGACGAGGGGTACCGCGCGATCAAGCTCCACACGTGGATGCCGCCGTACGACGCCGACCCCGAACGAGTTATCGAGGCGTGCCGCACCGTCCGAGCGGAGGTTGGCCCCGATGTCGACCTGATGCTCGACTCCCATCACTACTACAGTCGTACCGAGGCGAAGCGGATCGGACAGGCGCTCTCGGACCTCGACTTCAAGTGGTTCGAAGAGCCGATGGACGAGCACTCGATCTCCTCGTACGAGTGGCTGACGAACGAAGTCGACGTGTCGATCGTCGGTCCGGAGACGGCAGCGGGCCAGATGTACACGCGGGCGGAGTGGCTCAAACGCGGCGCGTCCGACATCAGTCGCGTCGGCGTCGGAGACGTCGGTGGACTCACGCCGGCGCTCAAGACGGTCCACCTCTGCCAGTCGTTCAACGTCGCGTGCGAGGTCCACGGCGGCAACGCGCCGAACCTCCACCTGCTCGGCGCGATGGCGACGCCCGGCGAGTACTACGAGCGAGGCCTCCTGCACCCGAACTACGACTACGACGGCGCGACGCCGTGGCTGTCCAACCCGGTCGACCCGCTGGACGACGACGGCTGCGTCCCCGTTCCGCAGTCGCCCGGCCTCGGCTACTCATTCGACTG includes:
- a CDS encoding ABC transporter substrate-binding protein, whose translation is MPDTNNWRRDLCSRRNFIKAGAIGGVTALAGCGGSGEAPEPGGGNGSGGNGSNAAGGSGGGGGSGSSGQFRVFDPLTSGTTPSERHFNPWNPSQSGCWHPGACIFDRLAVYSPTQNEAYPLMAESWEMADDTTLEATISEDWTWHNGDQFVAQDWVTQYQIELEILKAGVEDDERPHQVIKGVETVDDQTLRVSLHDPLDEIFAVQNSIGAYHDDFSRGVFTKHDDDRWSDWLEQLQNTEGSEKEAVIEEITTAEYPLITDDPIGTGPFQISEVGDDVIVMEKYEDHPNADNINFDEFTLRSFSDDEPTQPYSTGQVDAAHSGFPVQQDLQNQLPEGHTLFREGRSQNKLFAFNCGHEVEGYDSPVNSVNVRKAICHVFDRQQVSSLLQGENRLFEWAPCRVPGKVLEEGSHPATDWIEDFTLYGQNDTERATELLEQDGYEQNNNGEWMDPDGERFTLKIMNGTERQDIQVLKRNLTEFGIDVEQQQVDDATFDERRMNGEYDIMEDGSSANGVTALWALDLVPDWVQSITHFNPDAEIPMPIGDPEGSSGTKEINISEHINKWMTTGEDQYHKELMWWWNQTLPEAEMLYQPDAGAYDGSNWELEARDAIVNGVDDALYIAPKMADGTIRYVGD
- a CDS encoding ABC transporter permease, whose translation is MSEHTERDDRDDRTETDRPAADGSRSRDRDALTDGGNVTTPFDVVSEYEETRQDRYRKLYDAYIYAPVSIVWRDWRARIGFSIILLYILMGTVGTWIIEPTTVAEGPALAQPFETMEYPLGTDDMGRDLFSQMVHATQGMLKMIAAGAVFTVVAGTTIGAIAGYKGGTTDSVLSSITDIFINIPGFPLVMVLALLLPIGGNPYLVGILLCVASWGGLARAIRSQVLTLRQESFVEAARSMGIPTRKIVFKDIVPHLMPFVVINLTNAGRRVIFEAAALYYLGILPFEDLNWGVTLNLAYNGGAHYRPEALHWFLVPMGAIIFISIGLILLGQSLDRVFNPRVRARHEKMSADAAENIDNDENPTNTIGGL
- a CDS encoding ABC transporter permease — its product is MARVDWRVRRLAQTGFTVWAVTTLSFVLIRLMPGNPMGAMVRQLESQGVDPVRARQLVELRMTIDPDKPIPLAYIDYMGSMLQGDLGQSTYYAAPVTEVLAQAMPWTLFVLSWSLFISFFIGISVGALMAYWEGGKLDVGITSWAILMGSIPFYVLAILLLIFLSYRGGYFPTGGRQPTGIPPGFNWPYIKGIAYHATLPVASMLVASGIASLGMRGNSIRVLGSDYLRVARLRGLSDATISTQYVARNAVLPMYTTLLISIGEMFGGSVVLEQVFQYRGLGYYLYSAINQRDYPLMMGGFVLITVAVVIALLIADLTYGYIDPRAGGQNDESY
- a CDS encoding Gfo/Idh/MocA family protein, producing MSEEPQSDRRLRVGLAGLGSLGVRLGREFDSLSDAELVAIADIDPEGLASAGREFDIPRRAQYREYETMVAEESLDAVAIATPNGLHYDQATTALDRDLHVLCEKPLATTVEDAHDLLVRAEASDRVVMLGYQRHLNPAFVVGRERWALGELEPTFITGEITHDWREYYEEMTDWRMDPDLSGGGHLLNVGTHVIDAILWTTGLTPTHVTAHVEFHDDEQLFDKQSSLIVEFENGAVANIADTGIVPRTREHIHIWDDEGAIYFEGREWDERTSYRIDTDGTEHVPYPKGRGSKAGAFVESVRKGEEPPSTARDAFWATVVTMAAYESGRRNERVRLAELYPFLADVPR
- a CDS encoding ABC transporter ATP-binding protein, with amino-acid sequence MTISQTDSAYGVPKSETILEMRNASVSFDMERGDSRVLNKVDLDVRRDEILGIVGESGSGKSMLASAFLDAIVDPGVLSGDITYYPESGEPVDVLGLDKGELKELRWEQISMVFQGAMSSFNPVRNIRTHFVETLTAHDYNVDEGMERAEQLLSDLYLDPERVLDSYPHELSGGMKQRALIALSLVLEPEVLVMDEPTAALDLLMQRSIISLLQNIQQQYDLTIVFITHDLPLIADLVDRIGVMYAFELAELGPTAEMLEAPAHPYTRLLLKSTPNLESPIDEMRPVEGSAPDPVNVPTGCSFHPRCPLADDTCVTQDPGAYRVDSSHHVHCHHWEESADEIPMGAAASSLDSFDESSVRTTAATQERGGDPLVSLNDVEVHFQKEKGFFDFFSDPPAVKAVDGISLDVYEKDAIVLVGESGCGKTTLGKTAVGLQKPTGGSIEYRGHDIWDVHDGNDPDMGWGEVRRSLQIVHQDPGSSLNPNRRVKASLEEPLKRWNPELDGNDRKQRILGLLEHVGMAPAEDYFERYPHQLSGGEQQRVAIIRAMLMNPDLILADEPVSALDVSLRVEMMDLMIQLQDVFDTSYLFISHDLANARYIAEKTGGRIGVVYLGELVEIGPPEQIINDPQHPYTQALRWATPELTVDEEEATVEDSPIRKIDIPDPTNPPSGCHYHTRCPDAREVCRTTAPEAYDASDVETHRASCFRALDDHEYWQSGPITDEND
- a CDS encoding enolase C-terminal domain-like protein, giving the protein MEISDIETIRFTYRSTKVRDEKGHSHPGDPYEKTGSITRVVVDGGPDGYCTGGDVRANDLAARYLTGTDPLEREQIWQQLNRSQRLHKGTFSDSNVSRIDSALWDVAGKEFGVPVYRLLGGHREKIPAYGSTMVGDDDPDGLGTPEAYAEFASDLLDEGYRAIKLHTWMPPYDADPERVIEACRTVRAEVGPDVDLMLDSHHYYSRTEAKRIGQALSDLDFKWFEEPMDEHSISSYEWLTNEVDVSIVGPETAAGQMYTRAEWLKRGASDISRVGVGDVGGLTPALKTVHLCQSFNVACEVHGGNAPNLHLLGAMATPGEYYERGLLHPNYDYDGATPWLSNPVDPLDDDGCVPVPQSPGLGYSFDWDYIEEHRVD